Proteins encoded by one window of Gemmatimonas aurantiaca:
- a CDS encoding NAD(P)H-dependent oxidoreductase subunit E encodes MSHGPSASGGALVAAPPHGHHHDEPHEPVFVGERRAELDRILARYPSKQAALLPALWMLQDARGWVSEAGIEEVAAALEITPAYVKGVVTFYTMYHQHPVGKYFIQVCTTTPCNVCGAEDVVKAFLEHTGCEDLGLTSPDGKYTVIEVECLGACGFATPVQINNDYVESVTPESVPRILSELK; translated from the coding sequence GTGAGTCACGGCCCGTCTGCCAGCGGCGGCGCCCTCGTCGCCGCGCCACCGCACGGCCATCATCATGACGAGCCGCACGAGCCGGTGTTTGTCGGCGAGAGGCGCGCGGAACTCGACAGGATCCTGGCGCGCTATCCCAGCAAACAGGCCGCGCTGCTGCCGGCTCTGTGGATGCTGCAGGACGCCCGTGGCTGGGTGAGTGAAGCCGGCATCGAGGAAGTCGCGGCCGCGCTGGAGATCACGCCCGCCTACGTGAAGGGTGTGGTCACGTTCTACACCATGTATCACCAGCATCCGGTCGGGAAATACTTCATCCAGGTGTGCACCACGACGCCCTGCAACGTGTGCGGCGCCGAGGATGTGGTGAAGGCGTTCCTCGAACACACGGGGTGTGAGGACCTCGGGCTCACCAGCCCCGACGGCAAGTACACGGTCATCGAGGTGGAATGCCTCGGGGCCTGCGGTTTTGCCACGCCGGTGCAGATCAACAACGACTACGTCGAATCCGTGACGCCCGAGTCGGTGCCGCGTATTCTGTCGGAGCTGAAGTAA
- the nuoF gene encoding NADH-quinone oxidoreductase subunit NuoF, protein MGYPHPSHPRETPVLSKYFGDPEARTLAGWRARGGYEALEKALATDPVEIQNLVKDSGLRGRGGAGFPTGMKWSFMKPDGKPHYLCCNGDESEPGTFKDREIMRWTPHGLVEGVALGAHAIYAETAYIYIRGEFTEPYARVSRAIEEAYAAGILGANAMGTGKRIDVHVHRGAGAYICGEETALMNSLEGRRGNPRIKPPFPAVAGLFGKPTTINNVETLTAVPYIVKNGAEWYKQFGRPDNPKSIGTKLFSVCGNITRPGNYEVALGFPFKEFLYDLCGGPLPGREIKAVIPGGSSVPILTREEAEGALMDYEGMVAAGTMLGSGGVIVFDDRQDMVRQIARLTRFYAHESCAQCSQCREGTAWTTRIMERIRDGQGTAEDLDTLLSIADNMSGKTICVLSDSCATPVVSGLKKFRHEFEAKIAANRSKVTVPGAPRASAA, encoded by the coding sequence ATGGGCTATCCGCATCCGTCGCACCCGCGCGAAACGCCGGTGCTGTCGAAGTATTTCGGCGATCCCGAGGCGCGCACGCTGGCCGGCTGGCGCGCGCGTGGTGGTTATGAAGCGCTCGAAAAGGCGCTCGCCACCGACCCCGTGGAGATCCAGAATCTGGTGAAGGATTCCGGCCTGCGCGGTCGCGGCGGCGCCGGCTTCCCGACGGGCATGAAGTGGTCGTTCATGAAGCCCGACGGCAAGCCGCACTACCTCTGCTGCAACGGCGACGAATCCGAACCGGGCACGTTCAAGGATCGGGAGATCATGCGCTGGACGCCGCACGGTCTCGTGGAAGGGGTCGCGCTTGGCGCGCATGCCATCTACGCCGAAACCGCGTACATCTATATCCGCGGCGAGTTCACCGAGCCGTATGCGCGGGTCTCCAGAGCCATCGAAGAAGCGTACGCCGCCGGCATCCTTGGTGCGAACGCGATGGGCACGGGCAAGCGCATCGACGTGCACGTGCACCGCGGGGCGGGTGCGTACATCTGCGGCGAAGAAACCGCGCTCATGAATTCGCTGGAAGGGCGCCGTGGCAACCCGCGCATCAAGCCGCCGTTCCCGGCGGTGGCGGGTCTTTTCGGCAAGCCCACCACGATCAACAACGTGGAAACGCTCACCGCCGTGCCGTACATCGTGAAGAACGGCGCGGAGTGGTACAAGCAGTTCGGTCGTCCCGACAATCCGAAGAGCATCGGCACCAAGCTCTTCTCGGTGTGCGGCAACATCACACGTCCGGGCAACTACGAGGTCGCGCTGGGATTCCCGTTCAAGGAGTTCCTGTACGATCTCTGCGGTGGACCGCTGCCCGGTCGTGAGATCAAGGCGGTGATTCCCGGCGGTTCATCGGTACCCATCCTCACGCGTGAGGAAGCCGAAGGCGCGCTGATGGATTACGAAGGCATGGTCGCCGCCGGCACGATGCTGGGTTCGGGCGGTGTGATCGTGTTCGACGACCGGCAGGACATGGTGCGACAGATCGCGCGGCTCACGCGCTTCTACGCCCACGAGAGCTGCGCGCAGTGTTCGCAGTGCCGCGAAGGCACGGCGTGGACCACGCGCATCATGGAACGCATCCGCGACGGGCAGGGCACGGCCGAGGATCTCGACACGCTCCTGTCCATCGCCGACAACATGAGCGGCAAGACGATCTGCGTGCTCAGCGACTCGTGCGCCACGCCGGTCGTTTCGGGGTTGAAGAAGTTCCGTCACGAGTTCGAGGCGAAGATCGCCGCGAATCGTTCGAAGGTCACCGTGCCGGGGGCGCCGCGCGCCTCCGCGGCGTGA
- a CDS encoding 2Fe-2S iron-sulfur cluster-binding protein, which produces MADVKMVSLTIEGRPVTVPDGTSILEAAKSAGVLVPHYCYHPGLPVAGVCRMCLVEVEKFPKLAPACATAVGEGQVVHVHSPKALEARKGVLEFLLINHPLDCPICDQAGECELQDYTFAEGPKESRLREPKRFSPMQDFGGDVLYVQNRCILCTRCVRFMSDVAQDPVLNVSERGDRAFIGKAEGHDLTNPWAGNVVDLCPVGALLSKDFLNKARAWELDRAATVCTGCSQGCNIVAEMRDNVVVRFKPRPNTEVNQYYMCEVGRQGYREFNRRDRADQPLVRTNAGLDIVDWEDAIAAAAQVTEGHRLVVLASPNLSNESLFLLERMIAERNGTGVFRLTRGDEAALPGVNDLALRAERAANATGARALGFSEVSQLTGTLHDGDVLFVVGDQLDGIEAAELARASAIVYIGTAMPAAIEARVAVVLPVTNTLEEEGTFTNLRGRVQRYLQARTAPGVARPTWYVLADVLSAVGGNGRFYLPSEVFAALSATHGTFAGLDYEVLGLRGLPLAPAGASATAEVAV; this is translated from the coding sequence ATGGCTGACGTGAAGATGGTGTCGCTCACGATCGAAGGCCGTCCGGTCACCGTACCGGACGGCACGTCGATCCTGGAGGCAGCGAAGAGCGCCGGCGTGCTCGTGCCGCACTACTGCTACCACCCGGGACTCCCGGTGGCCGGTGTGTGCCGCATGTGCCTGGTGGAAGTGGAGAAGTTCCCCAAGCTCGCCCCGGCCTGCGCGACGGCGGTGGGTGAGGGGCAGGTCGTGCACGTGCACTCGCCCAAGGCGCTCGAAGCGCGCAAGGGCGTGCTCGAGTTCCTGCTCATCAATCATCCGCTCGACTGCCCGATCTGCGATCAGGCGGGTGAGTGCGAATTGCAGGACTACACGTTTGCCGAAGGGCCGAAGGAATCGCGTCTGCGCGAACCCAAGCGCTTCAGCCCGATGCAGGATTTCGGCGGAGACGTGCTGTACGTGCAGAACCGCTGCATCCTCTGCACGCGCTGCGTGCGCTTCATGAGCGACGTGGCGCAGGATCCCGTGCTCAATGTGTCCGAGCGTGGCGATCGCGCCTTCATCGGCAAGGCCGAGGGACACGACCTCACCAACCCGTGGGCCGGCAATGTCGTCGACCTGTGCCCCGTTGGGGCACTGCTGTCGAAGGACTTCCTGAACAAGGCCCGCGCGTGGGAGCTCGATCGTGCGGCCACGGTCTGCACGGGGTGCAGTCAGGGGTGCAACATCGTCGCCGAGATGCGCGACAATGTGGTGGTGCGATTCAAGCCGCGGCCGAACACGGAAGTCAACCAGTACTACATGTGCGAAGTGGGTCGTCAGGGCTATCGCGAATTCAACCGTCGCGATCGTGCCGATCAACCCCTCGTGCGTACGAACGCCGGTCTCGACATCGTCGACTGGGAAGACGCGATCGCAGCCGCGGCGCAGGTCACCGAGGGACATCGTCTGGTGGTGCTGGCCTCGCCGAATCTGTCCAACGAATCGCTGTTCCTGCTGGAACGCATGATCGCCGAACGGAATGGAACGGGCGTGTTCCGCCTCACGCGCGGCGACGAAGCGGCGCTGCCCGGCGTGAACGATCTCGCGTTGCGCGCCGAACGTGCGGCCAATGCCACCGGCGCACGCGCGCTCGGTTTCAGCGAAGTGTCGCAGCTCACCGGCACACTGCATGACGGGGATGTGCTCTTCGTGGTGGGCGACCAGCTCGATGGCATCGAGGCGGCCGAACTCGCGCGGGCCAGTGCCATCGTCTACATCGGTACGGCGATGCCGGCGGCGATCGAAGCCCGCGTGGCGGTGGTGCTGCCGGTGACCAACACGCTCGAGGAAGAAGGCACGTTCACCAATCTGCGGGGACGCGTGCAGCGGTACCTGCAGGCGCGCACGGCGCCGGGTGTGGCGCGTCCCACATGGTATGTGCTGGCCGATGTGTTGTCCGCCGTGGGTGGCAACGGCCGGTTCTATCTCCCGTCGGAGGTCTTTGCGGCGCTGAGCGCGACGCATGGCACGTTCGCCGGTCTCGACTATGAAGTGCTGGGGCTGCGTGGTTTGCCGCTGGCTCCCGCGGGCGCATCGGCCACCGCCGAGGTGGCTGTATGA
- a CDS encoding NADH-quinone oxidoreductase subunit I — translation MAIGVKVMQRPLERVSYIRSTLAGMATTFKHLVDPHKVTMQYPETKWDLSPRWRGTHRMLTTEDGKAKCVACGLCPTVCPANCIKLTPGEDEQGNRYPLVFEIDEFRCIFCGYCQEVCPEEAIHLGRHYENAEYDRASFIYDLERLTAQTHPVSELWDPADPKGE, via the coding sequence ATGGCGATCGGCGTGAAGGTCATGCAACGTCCGCTGGAGCGGGTGAGCTACATCCGCTCCACGCTCGCGGGCATGGCCACCACCTTCAAGCACCTGGTCGATCCGCACAAGGTCACGATGCAGTATCCCGAGACCAAGTGGGATCTGTCGCCGCGCTGGCGCGGCACGCATCGCATGCTCACCACCGAGGACGGCAAGGCCAAATGTGTGGCGTGCGGTCTGTGCCCCACGGTGTGCCCAGCCAACTGCATCAAACTCACGCCCGGTGAGGACGAGCAGGGCAACCGGTATCCACTCGTGTTCGAGATCGACGAATTCCGCTGCATCTTCTGTGGCTACTGCCAGGAAGTATGCCCGGAAGAAGCCATCCATCTCGGGCGCCACTACGAAAACGCCGAATACGATCGGGCCTCGTTCATCTACGATCTGGAACGGCTGACTGCCCAGACGCATCCGGTGAGCGAACTGTGGGATCCTGCTGACCCGAAGGGCGAATGA
- a CDS encoding NADH-quinone oxidoreductase subunit J: MNAFYQFQFYLFSLLAIVSALLFVTRRNPVPAALWLVNVMFALAGLYVMLDAPFVGVIQVLVYAGAIMVTFVFVVMLLNLGRAELTDLRSLGARLGAGLVGLGLLANLLVVLRQRLPAPQPVVVSDNVVEPVAASLFTDYLVAFELTSLVLLVAVIGAVLLAKRRVTT; the protein is encoded by the coding sequence ATGAACGCCTTCTATCAGTTCCAGTTCTATCTCTTCTCGCTCCTGGCCATCGTGTCGGCGCTGCTGTTCGTCACGCGCCGCAACCCGGTGCCGGCGGCGCTGTGGCTGGTGAACGTGATGTTCGCGCTCGCCGGCCTGTACGTCATGCTGGACGCGCCGTTCGTCGGTGTCATCCAGGTGCTGGTGTACGCCGGCGCGATCATGGTCACGTTCGTGTTCGTGGTCATGCTGCTCAATCTCGGCCGCGCCGAACTCACCGATCTCCGCTCCCTCGGGGCGCGACTCGGGGCAGGGCTGGTGGGCCTCGGTCTCCTGGCCAACCTGCTCGTGGTGCTGCGCCAGCGACTGCCCGCACCCCAGCCCGTGGTGGTGTCGGACAACGTGGTGGAGCCGGTGGCCGCATCGCTCTTCACCGATTATCTCGTGGCGTTCGAACTGACCAGTCTCGTGCTGCTCGTGGCCGTCATCGGCGCGGTGCTGCTGGCCAAGCGGCGGGTGACGACATGA
- the nuoK gene encoding NADH-quinone oxidoreductase subunit NuoK, with the protein MITEALIVSAILFAIGVIGVLTRRNAIILFMCAELMLNAVNLSFVAFSRLHGVTGHVFVVMVMTIAAAEAAIGLAIVIAIYRHFGTVDLSNLRTLRG; encoded by the coding sequence ATGATCACCGAAGCGCTCATCGTCTCGGCGATTCTCTTCGCCATCGGCGTCATCGGTGTGCTGACACGCCGCAACGCCATCATCCTGTTCATGTGCGCGGAGCTGATGCTCAACGCCGTGAACCTCAGCTTCGTGGCGTTCTCGCGGCTCCACGGTGTCACCGGCCATGTGTTCGTGGTGATGGTGATGACCATCGCCGCCGCCGAAGCCGCCATCGGACTGGCCATCGTGATCGCGATCTACCGGCACTTCGGGACCGTGGACCTGTCGAACCTTCGCACCCTCCGCGGATGA
- the nuoL gene encoding NADH-quinone oxidoreductase subunit L — protein sequence MIAALLPFLILLPLLGFVVNGAVALTRASAAGDARTTARHPLVSIVGPGVIIAAFAVAMALFMRMRVGMAGPAIVTLGQWTPVGNLVVDWSFQLDQLSMVMVLVITGVGSLIHLFSIGYMQDDPGYARYFAYLNLFVAFMLVLVLGGSYPVMFVGWEGVGLASYLLIGFWFSDKANADAGKKAFVVNRVGDFGFLIAMFLIWATTQHLDFVGAHEVLGGMGGTPVVLAIALLLFVGCAGKSAQLPLYIWLPDAMAGPTPVSALIHAATMVTAGVYLVARAAPIFAGAPEASLVVTIIGALTAIFAATIALRQWDIKKVLAYSTVSQLGYMFVGVGSGAYTAGVFHLVTHAFFKALLFLGAGSVIHAMHQAYHHTHRHDDPQDLRNMGGLARFMPATAGAMTLATLAIAGVPPLAGFFSKDEILANVFARAHGSPLANASLLGIPGSTVLYIAYGLGIVTALLTAIYMTRMLLMAFYGENRTGEAEQSALHEAPLVMTGPVLVLGVLTLIGGWLNLPALLPMGPVGVLEHWLAPVTAGSAARLAGEGHLSHETEWVLVGIATGVALLGIVLALVLYRKPMADKAHTPEDTSLLARAYGVDGIVDTVIVRPVSAVADTVLARGVDRGVDRTFSLGGSLLSRTASLMGNKLQDGDVGKYAWLLAVGALALIAALTLS from the coding sequence ATGATCGCCGCTCTGCTGCCTTTCCTCATCCTGCTGCCGCTGCTCGGCTTCGTGGTGAACGGCGCCGTAGCGCTGACCCGCGCCAGTGCGGCCGGCGACGCGCGCACCACGGCGCGGCATCCGCTGGTGTCGATCGTGGGCCCGGGCGTGATCATCGCCGCGTTCGCCGTGGCGATGGCGCTGTTCATGCGCATGCGTGTGGGCATGGCCGGCCCGGCGATCGTCACGCTGGGACAGTGGACGCCCGTGGGCAACCTGGTCGTCGACTGGAGCTTCCAGCTCGATCAGCTCTCCATGGTGATGGTGCTCGTCATCACCGGCGTGGGTTCGCTCATCCATCTGTTCTCGATCGGCTACATGCAGGACGATCCGGGATACGCGCGGTATTTCGCGTATCTCAATCTGTTCGTGGCCTTCATGCTGGTGCTGGTGCTCGGCGGCAGCTATCCGGTGATGTTCGTGGGTTGGGAAGGCGTGGGACTCGCGTCGTATCTGCTCATCGGATTCTGGTTCAGCGACAAGGCCAACGCCGACGCGGGCAAGAAGGCCTTCGTGGTCAATCGCGTGGGGGACTTCGGGTTCCTGATCGCGATGTTCCTGATCTGGGCCACCACGCAGCATCTCGATTTCGTGGGCGCGCACGAAGTGCTCGGCGGCATGGGCGGTACGCCCGTGGTGCTCGCCATTGCGCTGCTGCTGTTCGTCGGCTGTGCCGGCAAGAGCGCGCAGTTGCCGCTCTACATCTGGCTGCCCGACGCCATGGCGGGTCCGACGCCCGTCTCCGCGCTCATCCACGCCGCCACGATGGTGACGGCCGGTGTGTATCTCGTGGCCCGTGCGGCGCCCATCTTCGCCGGTGCGCCCGAAGCCTCGCTGGTGGTCACCATCATCGGCGCCCTCACGGCGATCTTCGCCGCGACCATCGCGCTCCGCCAGTGGGACATCAAGAAGGTGCTGGCGTACTCCACCGTCTCCCAGCTCGGCTACATGTTCGTGGGCGTGGGCAGCGGCGCGTACACGGCCGGCGTGTTCCATCTCGTCACGCATGCCTTCTTCAAGGCACTGCTGTTCCTCGGCGCCGGCTCGGTGATCCACGCCATGCATCAGGCGTATCATCACACACATCGGCACGACGATCCGCAGGACCTCCGCAACATGGGTGGCCTCGCGCGCTTCATGCCGGCCACGGCGGGCGCGATGACGCTGGCCACACTGGCCATCGCCGGTGTGCCGCCGTTGGCCGGGTTCTTCTCCAAGGACGAGATCCTCGCCAATGTCTTCGCGCGCGCGCACGGTTCACCGCTGGCCAATGCGTCGCTGCTGGGCATTCCGGGCAGCACCGTGTTGTACATCGCCTATGGTCTGGGTATCGTCACGGCGTTGCTCACGGCGATCTACATGACGCGCATGCTGCTCATGGCGTTCTATGGTGAGAATCGCACCGGTGAAGCGGAACAGAGCGCGCTGCACGAAGCCCCGCTCGTCATGACGGGACCGGTGCTCGTGCTTGGCGTGCTCACCCTGATCGGCGGCTGGCTCAACCTGCCGGCGCTGCTGCCCATGGGACCGGTGGGTGTGCTCGAACACTGGCTTGCGCCGGTCACCGCCGGCAGCGCCGCGCGACTGGCCGGAGAAGGGCATCTGTCGCACGAAACAGAATGGGTGCTGGTGGGCATCGCCACGGGCGTGGCGCTGCTCGGCATCGTGCTGGCGCTCGTGCTCTACCGGAAGCCGATGGCCGACAAGGCGCATACACCGGAAGACACCAGTCTGCTCGCCCGCGCCTATGGCGTGGACGGTATCGTGGACACCGTCATCGTGCGTCCGGTGAGTGCCGTGGCCGACACAGTGCTCGCCCGCGGCGTCGATCGTGGCGTCGACCGGACCTTCTCGCTCGGAGGCTCGCTGCTCTCGCGCACGGCGTCGCTGATGGGGAACAAGTTGCAGGATGGTGATGTGGGCAAGTACGCGTGGCTGCTCGCGGTCGGTGCCCTGGCGTTGATTGCCGCCCTCACGCTGAGCTGA
- a CDS encoding NADH-quinone oxidoreductase subunit M — translation MRDVLLSLGIDRWVLPAMLVWPIVASVLVRLGGRDVSRDEAGTEAPSGGPDARTLTLIALGIEALLAVALWGVFDPDARGWQARVDIAWLADLGATISLGVDGLSLPLVMLTAFIVPLALLGSWNNVRVRTPAFGGLLMLLTAGLVGVFITLDLLAFYLAWELMLIPTYLLVGVWGAAGTSRASLRYVLFTLVGSLLMLVAIIALWNAGGGTSLHLDTLLQVTLSPSTQFWMFIAFFVAFAVKSALVPFHTWLPDAQSAAPTVAAITLGLKVGAYAILRFAIPLFPAAAMHPTVRMTILVLSAVAVVYGALVAMAQRDFKRVISYSSISHLGLIMLGCFALTQQSVQGAVMSIISSGLATAALFLAAGMLEDRRGTTAFSAFGGLARVVPWFSVTLVIAMLSTVALPGTIGFIGEFLVLIGTYAEYPVLAVVATSGVIFAAVYGLRTLQQLLFEQVDTESNGTLPDLSGRERFVMVALVAAMVYLGVAPHAILQRADRASQTLIESVRFGPNAPTTLPPVSLSR, via the coding sequence ATGCGCGACGTGCTGCTTTCTCTTGGAATCGATCGCTGGGTGCTGCCGGCGATGCTGGTGTGGCCCATCGTAGCGTCGGTGCTCGTGCGCCTTGGCGGGCGTGATGTCTCACGCGATGAAGCCGGTACGGAAGCGCCGAGTGGCGGTCCGGACGCGCGCACGCTCACGCTGATCGCCCTGGGTATCGAAGCGCTGCTGGCCGTGGCCCTCTGGGGGGTGTTCGACCCCGACGCCCGCGGATGGCAGGCGCGTGTGGACATCGCCTGGCTCGCCGATCTGGGTGCGACCATCAGCCTGGGCGTGGACGGTCTCTCGCTGCCGCTGGTGATGCTCACGGCGTTCATCGTGCCGCTCGCGCTGCTGGGCTCGTGGAACAACGTGCGTGTGCGTACGCCCGCGTTCGGCGGACTGCTGATGCTGCTCACCGCCGGCCTGGTGGGCGTCTTCATCACACTCGATCTGCTGGCGTTCTATCTGGCGTGGGAACTGATGCTCATTCCCACCTACCTGCTGGTGGGTGTGTGGGGCGCGGCGGGCACATCACGGGCCAGTCTCCGGTATGTGCTCTTCACGCTGGTGGGCTCGCTGCTGATGCTGGTGGCCATCATCGCGCTCTGGAACGCGGGCGGGGGTACCTCGCTCCATCTGGACACGCTGTTGCAGGTGACGCTGTCGCCGAGCACGCAGTTCTGGATGTTCATCGCGTTCTTCGTGGCCTTCGCGGTGAAGTCGGCGCTGGTGCCATTCCATACCTGGTTGCCCGACGCGCAGAGCGCGGCACCCACGGTGGCCGCCATCACGCTGGGTCTCAAGGTAGGTGCGTACGCGATCCTGCGATTCGCCATTCCGCTCTTTCCAGCGGCGGCGATGCATCCCACGGTACGCATGACCATTCTCGTGCTCTCGGCCGTCGCCGTGGTGTACGGCGCGCTGGTGGCCATGGCGCAGCGTGATTTCAAGCGTGTGATCTCGTACAGCTCCATCAGTCACCTCGGCCTCATCATGCTGGGCTGCTTCGCGCTCACGCAGCAGAGCGTGCAGGGCGCGGTGATGAGCATCATCAGCAGCGGGCTCGCCACCGCCGCGCTCTTCCTCGCCGCGGGCATGCTGGAAGACCGGCGCGGCACCACCGCGTTCTCCGCCTTCGGTGGACTGGCACGCGTGGTGCCCTGGTTCAGCGTGACGCTGGTCATCGCCATGCTGTCCACGGTCGCGCTGCCCGGCACCATCGGATTCATCGGCGAGTTCCTCGTGCTGATCGGCACGTACGCGGAGTATCCGGTGCTGGCCGTCGTGGCCACGTCGGGCGTGATATTCGCGGCAGTGTACGGCCTGCGTACGCTGCAGCAACTGCTCTTCGAGCAGGTGGATACCGAGAGCAACGGCACGCTTCCCGACCTCTCCGGTCGTGAGCGGTTCGTCATGGTCGCGCTGGTGGCGGCCATGGTGTATCTCGGCGTCGCCCCGCATGCCATCCTGCAGCGCGCGGATCGTGCGTCGCAGACCCTGATCGAGTCGGTTCGGTTCGGCCCCAACGCCCCGACGACGCTTCCGCCCGTGTCGCTGAGTCGCTGA
- a CDS encoding NADH-quinone oxidoreductase subunit N has translation MPEVMSAGAILRALLPELLLSAGAMVLLLVSVWTPQGNQSGAAEGAERTSMLARFGAVLCLLVGLAVVIAWGDGAAGTPDGRIAGDGFRWAMDLIILLGTALFLLLLEAEHQRSAAFGPEVPALALLAATGMMVLAAARDLMYVFIGIELMSLAVYVLAGVNRRSARSAEAAVKYFLLGAVSSGFLLYGMALLFGATGSTRLADIAQWAGAQAILSPLFMAGVALLLVGFAFKVAAAPFHLWTPDVYDGAPLPVTAFMSATVKTAGFAVFARVMVEALPSAMPRWHMGVWWLAVATMVVGNVFALSQRNLVRMLAYSSIAHAGYLMVSIVVGGAAGTSALIFYVVSYTLATMGAFGVLITINAGRDRSPTLDDIAGLWLVRPWLAMAMTIFLLAFMGMPLLGGMGFFAKWYILQAALQAPSPQTILAVVLVLTSAVSAAYYLTVVSAMFMRPRPEAQPVPSTTPANQSLIVMAAVMLLIFGVYPSPIMQVARRALTTAPTQTTPAAPRGEVRLQTASMPR, from the coding sequence ATGCCTGAGGTCATGTCTGCCGGCGCGATTCTTCGCGCCCTGCTTCCCGAGTTGCTGCTCTCCGCCGGCGCCATGGTGCTGCTGCTGGTGTCGGTCTGGACACCGCAGGGCAATCAGTCGGGCGCTGCCGAAGGTGCCGAGCGCACGTCCATGCTCGCGCGATTCGGCGCGGTGCTCTGCCTGCTGGTCGGTCTGGCGGTGGTCATCGCCTGGGGCGATGGCGCGGCGGGCACTCCCGATGGACGCATCGCCGGTGATGGATTCCGGTGGGCGATGGATCTGATCATCCTGCTCGGCACGGCGCTCTTCCTGCTGCTGCTCGAAGCCGAGCATCAGCGCAGTGCGGCGTTCGGTCCGGAAGTGCCCGCGCTGGCGCTGCTGGCCGCCACGGGCATGATGGTGCTCGCCGCCGCGCGCGATCTGATGTACGTCTTCATCGGCATCGAGCTGATGTCGCTCGCAGTGTACGTGCTGGCCGGTGTGAACCGCCGGAGCGCGCGCAGTGCGGAAGCGGCGGTGAAGTACTTCCTGCTCGGCGCGGTCTCGTCGGGATTCCTGCTGTACGGCATGGCCCTGCTGTTCGGCGCCACCGGCAGCACCCGTCTCGCCGACATCGCGCAGTGGGCGGGAGCGCAGGCCATCCTGTCGCCGCTGTTCATGGCCGGTGTGGCCCTGCTGCTCGTGGGGTTTGCGTTCAAGGTGGCGGCCGCGCCGTTCCATCTGTGGACACCCGACGTGTACGACGGCGCGCCGCTGCCGGTGACGGCGTTCATGTCGGCCACCGTGAAGACGGCGGGATTTGCCGTATTCGCGCGGGTGATGGTGGAGGCCCTGCCGAGCGCCATGCCGCGCTGGCACATGGGCGTCTGGTGGCTCGCCGTGGCGACCATGGTGGTGGGCAACGTCTTCGCGCTCTCGCAGCGCAATCTCGTGCGCATGCTCGCTTACTCCAGCATCGCGCACGCCGGGTATCTGATGGTGTCCATCGTGGTGGGCGGCGCGGCCGGCACGTCGGCGCTGATCTTCTACGTGGTGTCGTACACACTGGCCACGATGGGCGCGTTCGGTGTGCTGATCACCATCAATGCGGGACGCGATCGTTCGCCCACGCTCGATGACATCGCCGGGCTCTGGCTGGTGCGGCCGTGGCTCGCGATGGCGATGACCATCTTCCTGCTCGCGTTCATGGGCATGCCGCTGCTCGGCGGCATGGGCTTCTTCGCCAAGTGGTACATCCTGCAGGCCGCGTTGCAGGCGCCGTCACCACAGACCATCCTCGCGGTGGTGCTGGTGCTCACGAGCGCGGTGTCGGCGGCGTACTACCTCACGGTGGTGTCGGCGATGTTCATGCGCCCGCGCCCCGAGGCACAGCCCGTGCCTTCCACCACGCCCGCCAATCAGTCGCTCATCGTGATGGCGGCGGTGATGCTGCTCATCTTCGGTGTGTATCCCTCGCCCATCATGCAGGTCGCGCGCCGGGCACTCACCACGGCGCCCACCCAGACGACCCCCGCCGCACCGCGCGGTGAGGTACGTTTGCAGACGGCCAGCATGCCGCGCTGA